The Microbacterium horticulturae region CGAGGTGCACAGTCTCGGCGAGCAGCCAGGCGGCGACCGCGGTGTCGCGCTCGCCCACCGTCGGCGCGAGCGCGCCCGCGATCACATCGCCCACATCGACGTAGTGCGCATGGAAGCGCTGGGTGAGCGTGCGGCTGGCCAACACGAGCCGGGCGAACCCCTGCCACGCGCCGTCGGGAGCGGCGAGTGCCCGGGCCGCTCCGCCGCTGCGCTCGCCCGCGATGCAATGCTCTTCGATCGCGGCCATGGCATCGGTGAGGGATGCCGCGGGCTCGAGGCTCGCGCGGATGTCGCGCAGCTGCTGGTCGAACTCATCGAAGACCAGGTCTTCTTTGAGGGCGAAGTGGTTGGTCACGGTCATCTTCGAGACGCCTGCGGCCGCGGCGATGTCGGCGATGGACGTGCCGTCGAATCCCCGCTCAGAGAAGAGGACGGTCGCTGCGTCGGAGATCCGTTTGCGCCGGAGCTGTTTGGCAGGCGAGGGCTCCCCCGCTGCCCGCGGCGAATCGGTGCTTGACGCCATGGCGAAAGCGTATCAGACTTAGGTTCCACCTAATTTAGGTCGCACATAATTCAGAAGGGTTCTCATCATGAACGATGTGGTCATCGTCGGAGGTGGGCCGGTCGGGCTCATGCTCGCCCACGAGCTGTCGCTTGCCGGTGTGCAGCCGATCGTGCTCGAGCGGGCCGGCGCCATCGATCCGACGATCAAGGCGGGTTCCCTGAACGGGCGCGCCGCCGACACGCTGCGTCGCCGCGGCGTTGCGCTCGACGCCGGCGCTTTCGGCGCACCGAGTCGCGGCACGCCTGCGGGCGCGGGCGCAGGTTCGCCCGGTGAGCGGCGATCCGGCTCGACCGGGGCTCGGGCCGCGTCCGCGCAGGCCGCGCACCCGCAGGCCGCGCGCCCGCGCTTCGTGGGCCATGTGGCCGGCATGCTCATCGGACCGGACCTGCCCCGCCCAGAGCGCCTTACCCACTCAACCCCGCCGGCGATGATCAGCCAGCAACAGATCCAGCAACTGCTCGAGCAGCGGCTGGCCGAACGCGGCGTCGAGGTGCGCCGCGGCATCCACGTGACCGGCGTCAGCCAGAACGACCAGAGTGTGCGCGTGCTCACCGACGCCGGTGACGTCGAAGCCGACTGGGTCGTCGGCGCCGACGGAGGCCGCAGCGCCGTGCGCAAGAGCGCGGGGTTCGCCTTCCCCGGACTCGACGGCATCATGACCGGTTACCAGATGCTCGTGGCCGGCGACGGACTCGACGACATCCCGATCGGCTGGACGGTGTCGCCGACCGGGGTGTTCCGCCGCATCCCGAACAACCTGATCCTCACCGCGGAGTTCGACGGCGCGCCCGTCGATCGCGACGCCGAGATCACCGCAGACGAGCTGACCGGGTCGCTGCGCCGCGTCACCGGTGTCGACGCGACGGTCACTGCCGTGATGTCGGCCACCCGCTTCACTGACAACACGCGCATCGCCGGCAGCTATCGCCGCGGACGCGTGCTGCTGGCGGGCGACGCGGCTCACGTGCACCCCCCGTTCGGCGGGCAGGGGCTCTCGCTGGGGATGCTCGACGCCGTTGCACTCGGCTGGCGCCTGGCCGGAGTCGTGGCAGGCCGACTGCCGGAGGCGGTGTTCGACGACTACGCGCGTGAGCGCCGCCCCGAGGCCGAGCGCATCATCGAGTACAGCCGCGCGCAGGTAGGGCTCATGCGCACTGACGAACGCTCGCGGGCAGCGGCACGGCTCTTCCGCACGCTCATGGACACGCCCGACGGGGCCACCGAGATGGTTCGGGTGATCAGCGGCGACGTGGTCAGCTACGCGAATGACGACGGACCGGCCGGCACGCTCGCCGATGATTGGCCCGGCGCCGAGGGCGGCTCGCTGTTCGATGCGTCCGCGGACGGGCAGGTCGTCGTGGCGGTTCGACCCGGCGTGGCTCTCGACATCGACGTGTGCACGTTCGTGACCGATGCCGCTCCCGCCGCCGTCACGGTGGTCCGTCCCGACGGCGTGATCGCCTGGGCCGGCGAGGCGTCTGACACGGCCGGGCTGCACGACGCGCTCGCCGCTCTCGGCGTGCCGGTCCCGGTGCACTGAGTGCACGCCGGAGGCATGCCTCCGGCCGCGGGCACCGCGCCCTAGACGCCGGAGAGTGGATGCCGCGGCCCGCAGCATCCACTCGTCCCGTAGTGTGCGCGGGCCGCGGCATCCACCCCGCTCATTCCGTCGTCACGGATTACCGATTCTGCGCGGAAAAGCCGTCATCTGTGACCGGCGCCGTTACCCCACGACCGGCGCGAAGCGCGCGGCGAGCCAGTCCGCGACGCCGTCGGCGTCGTTCGCGCCGATCACGTGCGTCGCGATCGCCCGCAGCTCGGGCACCGCGTTCGCGACCGCGCAGGTCTCGTCGGCAACCTCGAACAGCGGCACGTCGTTGTGGTTGTCGCCGAAGGCGACGATGCGCTCCACGCTCAGCGAACCCGCGAGCCGCCGCACGGCGCGCGCTTTGGTTCCGGTGTCCGCGTGGATCTCGAGCCAGTGCTCGTTCATGTATCCGTCGAGGGAGAGAAAGTGCGCGCACCCGGCGAGCGCCTCGGCCAGGTCGGTGCGCAGCGCTTCGAGCCGCTCACGCGTGTCGATCAGCGTGATGTAGAAGATGGATGCCGCATCCACATCGTTCCACGAGCGCAGCGGCGCCAGCCTCGGGTCGCCCTCGCGGTGCGCGACGTACCAACGAACCCCGCTCGAGCTCGACTCCGCATGCCAGCGCACACGGTCGCGCCCGCCCTCCATCGCATAGACGATCGGCTCGATGCCGACGTCGCGTGCGGCATCCAAGATCGTCGTGACGACCTCGGGCGGCATGCCCTCGACGTGCAGCGGCGCGCCGTCGTGCGGATCGGCGATCACCGTGCCGCCGTAGGTCACGAGCGGCAGGGCGAGGTCGAGCGCGGCCGTCACGCGGCGTGACGAAAGGTACGACCGGGCCGTCGCGTAGGTGAACGGCACGCCGTCGGCGACCAGCCTGTTCAGGACCTCGACGGTCCGCGCACTCAGCGTCGCGTCGCTGCGCAGCAGCGTGAAGTCGAGGTCGCTGACGTACAGGGCGGCCGCGGCATCCACCCTCCGCTACGCGCCCTTCAGCCGCTCGGCCAGGTACTGCTCGACGTTCGCGAGCGGCACGCGCTCCTGCGCCATGGTGTCGCGGTCGCGCACGGTCACCGCGTCGTCGTCGAGCGAGTCGAAGTCGACCGTGACGCACAGCGGGGTGCCGATCTCGTCTTGGCGGCGGTAGCGGCGGCCGATGGCGCCGGCGTCGTCGAAGTCGGTGTTCCAGCCGCGGGCGCGCAGGGTGTCGGCGAGCTGACGGGCCAGCGGCGAGAGCTTCTCGTTGCGCGAGAGCGGCAGCACCGCGACCTTGACCGGCGCCAGGCGCGGGTCAAGACCCAGGACCGTGCGGGTGTCGGTGCCGCCCTTGGCGTTGGGGGCCTCTTCTTCACGGTACGCGTCGACGAGGAAGGCCATCATCGCGCGGGTGAGGCCGAACGACGGCTCGATGACGTACGGGATGTACTTCTGGCCCGACGCCTGGTCGAAGTAGCTGAGCGACTGACCCGACGCCTCCGTGTGGTTAGTGAGGTCGAAGTCGGTGCGGTTGGCGACGCCCATGAGCTCGCCCCACTCCTTGCCGGCGAAGCCGAAGCGGTACTCGATGTCGATGGTGCCGTCGGAGTAGTGCGCCCGGTCTTCCTTCGGCACGTCGAGGCGCTGCATGTTGTCGGGGTTCAGACCCAGGTCGGTGAACCAGCCCCAGCACTCCTCGACCCAGTGCTCGAACCACTCCTGCGCATCGGCCGGCGGCACGAAGTACTCGATCTCCATCTGCTCGAACTCGCGGGTGCGGAAGATGAAGTTGCCCGGCGTGATCTCGTTGCGGAACGCCTTGCCGACCTGGCCGACGCCGAACGGCGGCTTCTTGCGCGAGGCCTGCACGACGTTCGCGAAGTTGATGAAGATACCCTGCGCGGTCTCGGGGCGCAGGTAGTTCAGGCCCGACTCGTCTTCGACGACGCCGAGGTACGTCTTCATGAGGCCCGAGAACTCGCGCGGCTCGGTGTACTTGCCCTTCGTGCCGCAGTTCGGGCAGGGGATGTCGGCCAGGCCGTTCTCGGCCTTGCGGCCCTTGCGCGCTTCGAAGTCTTCGATCAGCGTGTCGGCGCGGAAGCGCTTGTGGCACTGCAGGCACTCGACGAGCGGGTCGGTGAACGTCGCGAGGTGGCCCGAGGCCTCCCACACACGCTTGGGCAGGACCACCGACGAGTCGAGACCCACCATGTCACCGCGGCCGCGCACGAACGTCTGCCACCACTGCCGACGGATGTTCTCCTTGAGCTCCGTACCCAGGGGGCCGTAGTCCCATGCCGAGCGCGAGCCGCCGTAGATCTCACCGGCCTGGAACACGAACCCGCGGTGGCGGGCGAGGGCGATGACTTTGTCGAGACGGGAAGGCTCGGCCATGGTGGCTCCAATGGTCGCAAGGGGAGAAAGAGAAGAGGATGCCGCATGCAGCGGCATCCTCGATTCTATCGACGGGGGCTGGGAGACCCCGTCGCGCTCACTTGATGAACGGGATCGACAGCGGGTACATGTAGAACTGCCCCTGGTTGGCCTTCACCGCGGCGATGATCGAGAAGATGATGCGCACGATGTAGACCGCGGCAAGGATGATGAAGCCGATGATGAAGACGGCAGTGATCCATCCCACGATCTCGGCGATCAGCAGCGTGAGCTGAAAGTTCAGCGCCGTCTTCGCGTGACCGTTGATGAACGGCCCTCGGTCTTTGAGCACCAGGTAGCCGATCAGCGCCGGGATGAACTCGAAGAAGATGCCGCCGATGTGGATGAGCGTCGCCCAGAGCTTCTCATCGGCGGGGTTCATGGGCTGCGGCGCCTGGCCGTAGGGACCCTGCGGCGGCTGCTGCGGAGGCACCGGGGGCTGCTGCGGAGGAATCGGC contains the following coding sequences:
- a CDS encoding TetR/AcrR family transcriptional regulator yields the protein MASSTDSPRAAGEPSPAKQLRRKRISDAATVLFSERGFDGTSIADIAAAAGVSKMTVTNHFALKEDLVFDEFDQQLRDIRASLEPAASLTDAMAAIEEHCIAGERSGGAARALAAPDGAWQGFARLVLASRTLTQRFHAHYVDVGDVIAGALAPTVGERDTAVAAWLLAETVHLVDWWPFDAVRREMSTAQIRRGRAEMRARAFAALRGGLQGFPAGVPGSDD
- a CDS encoding FAD-dependent monooxygenase translates to MNDVVIVGGGPVGLMLAHELSLAGVQPIVLERAGAIDPTIKAGSLNGRAADTLRRRGVALDAGAFGAPSRGTPAGAGAGSPGERRSGSTGARAASAQAAHPQAARPRFVGHVAGMLIGPDLPRPERLTHSTPPAMISQQQIQQLLEQRLAERGVEVRRGIHVTGVSQNDQSVRVLTDAGDVEADWVVGADGGRSAVRKSAGFAFPGLDGIMTGYQMLVAGDGLDDIPIGWTVSPTGVFRRIPNNLILTAEFDGAPVDRDAEITADELTGSLRRVTGVDATVTAVMSATRFTDNTRIAGSYRRGRVLLAGDAAHVHPPFGGQGLSLGMLDAVALGWRLAGVVAGRLPEAVFDDYARERRPEAERIIEYSRAQVGLMRTDERSRAAARLFRTLMDTPDGATEMVRVISGDVVSYANDDGPAGTLADDWPGAEGGSLFDASADGQVVVAVRPGVALDIDVCTFVTDAAPAAVTVVRPDGVIAWAGEASDTAGLHDALAALGVPVPVH
- a CDS encoding HAD family hydrolase: MDAAAALYVSDLDFTLLRSDATLSARTVEVLNRLVADGVPFTYATARSYLSSRRVTAALDLALPLVTYGGTVIADPHDGAPLHVEGMPPEVVTTILDAARDVGIEPIVYAMEGGRDRVRWHAESSSSGVRWYVAHREGDPRLAPLRSWNDVDAASIFYITLIDTRERLEALRTDLAEALAGCAHFLSLDGYMNEHWLEIHADTGTKARAVRRLAGSLSVERIVAFGDNHNDVPLFEVADETCAVANAVPELRAIATHVIGANDADGVADWLAARFAPVVG
- a CDS encoding glycine--tRNA ligase, whose product is MAEPSRLDKVIALARHRGFVFQAGEIYGGSRSAWDYGPLGTELKENIRRQWWQTFVRGRGDMVGLDSSVVLPKRVWEASGHLATFTDPLVECLQCHKRFRADTLIEDFEARKGRKAENGLADIPCPNCGTKGKYTEPREFSGLMKTYLGVVEDESGLNYLRPETAQGIFINFANVVQASRKKPPFGVGQVGKAFRNEITPGNFIFRTREFEQMEIEYFVPPADAQEWFEHWVEECWGWFTDLGLNPDNMQRLDVPKEDRAHYSDGTIDIEYRFGFAGKEWGELMGVANRTDFDLTNHTEASGQSLSYFDQASGQKYIPYVIEPSFGLTRAMMAFLVDAYREEEAPNAKGGTDTRTVLGLDPRLAPVKVAVLPLSRNEKLSPLARQLADTLRARGWNTDFDDAGAIGRRYRRQDEIGTPLCVTVDFDSLDDDAVTVRDRDTMAQERVPLANVEQYLAERLKGA
- a CDS encoding DUF4870 domain-containing protein; translated protein: MTTPPIPPQQPPVPPQQPPQGPYGQAPQPMNPADEKLWATLIHIGGIFFEFIPALIGYLVLKDRGPFINGHAKTALNFQLTLLIAEIVGWITAVFIIGFIILAAVYIVRIIFSIIAAVKANQGQFYMYPLSIPFIK